In one Tessaracoccus palaemonis genomic region, the following are encoded:
- a CDS encoding UDP-N-acetylmuramoyl-L-alanyl-D-glutamate--2,6-diaminopimelate ligase: MDSLLRPTSLRRAPLSSLTDGLGLLGDTSAAADVTGITQDSRSVRPGWLYVGLPGTRVHGASFAEQAAAAGAAGIITDADGEALAREAGLPVLVAADVRHAMAVISARVFGEPAESMTMLGVTGTNGKTTTVALLQAGLARAGQLAGTIGTIGFRLGVDEIRSSRSTVTTPESPDLQALLAVMAEGGADAVALEVSSHALALSRADGIVFDAVGFLNLGRDHLDFHHSLEEYFEAKARLFEPGRARVSVIWVDDPRGAELAARVRAHGASRLVTVGSGGDVDYLLTGYRDLGSLAGAATVTRDGEPLELRLSLPGRYNMIDAAVALAMLEAVGVPTATAVEGLGAAQVPGRMQRVDLGEGAPLVVVDFAHTPQAVGAAVESLAVEGDVITVIGCGGDRDAAKRPEMGAAAARGSALTIITDDNPRTEDPAVIRAQTLEGARAVPGAHVLEVPGRRAAIAEALRRARPGSVVAILGKGHERGQILADATVDFDDVEEAAEQWRRLGEEGTPHACDNRG, translated from the coding sequence ATGGACAGCCTGCTTCGCCCGACGAGCCTGCGGCGTGCCCCGCTCAGCAGCCTGACCGACGGACTGGGTCTGCTGGGCGACACCTCCGCCGCCGCCGACGTCACAGGCATCACGCAGGACTCACGCTCGGTGAGGCCCGGCTGGCTCTACGTCGGGCTCCCCGGCACCCGTGTGCACGGCGCCTCCTTCGCGGAGCAGGCCGCCGCGGCAGGCGCCGCCGGGATCATCACCGACGCCGACGGCGAGGCGTTGGCACGCGAGGCAGGCCTCCCCGTCCTGGTCGCCGCCGATGTGCGCCACGCCATGGCCGTGATTTCTGCGCGCGTGTTCGGCGAGCCTGCGGAATCGATGACGATGCTCGGCGTCACCGGCACGAACGGCAAGACCACCACCGTCGCCCTGCTGCAGGCGGGACTGGCCCGCGCAGGGCAGCTGGCCGGCACCATCGGCACCATCGGCTTCAGGCTCGGCGTCGACGAGATCCGCTCGTCGCGTTCCACCGTCACGACTCCCGAGTCCCCGGATCTCCAGGCGCTGCTCGCCGTGATGGCCGAGGGCGGAGCGGACGCGGTCGCGCTCGAGGTCAGCTCGCATGCCCTGGCCCTGTCGCGGGCCGACGGCATCGTCTTCGACGCCGTGGGCTTCCTGAACCTCGGCCGCGACCACCTCGACTTCCACCACTCGCTGGAGGAGTACTTCGAGGCGAAGGCGCGGCTCTTCGAGCCGGGCCGCGCCCGGGTCAGCGTCATCTGGGTCGACGACCCCCGCGGGGCGGAGCTCGCCGCCCGCGTCCGCGCGCACGGCGCCAGTCGACTGGTGACGGTCGGCTCCGGGGGCGATGTCGACTATCTCCTGACCGGCTACCGCGACCTGGGTTCGCTCGCGGGGGCGGCGACCGTCACGCGGGACGGGGAGCCCCTCGAGCTGCGGCTGTCGCTGCCGGGCCGCTACAACATGATCGACGCGGCCGTGGCGCTCGCGATGCTCGAGGCCGTGGGGGTGCCCACGGCGACCGCGGTCGAGGGCCTCGGCGCGGCACAGGTGCCCGGCCGCATGCAGCGCGTCGATCTGGGGGAGGGTGCGCCGCTCGTCGTCGTCGACTTCGCGCACACCCCGCAGGCCGTCGGCGCGGCCGTCGAATCGCTGGCGGTGGAGGGCGACGTCATCACCGTCATCGGCTGCGGCGGCGACCGAGACGCGGCGAAACGCCCCGAGATGGGTGCCGCGGCGGCCCGCGGCAGCGCCCTGACCATCATCACCGACGACAACCCCCGAACCGAGGATCCCGCCGTCATCCGGGCGCAGACCCTCGAGGGTGCCAGGGCCGTGCCGGGCGCCCACGTCCTGGAGGTGCCGGGCAGAAGGGCGGCCATCGCGGAAGCGTTGCGCAGGGCCCGCCCCGGTAGTGTGGTGGCGATTCTCGGAAAGGGACACGAGCGCGGCCAGATCCTGGCCGACGCGACAGTGGACTTCGACGATGTGGAGGAGGCCGCTGAGCAGTGGCGCCGCCTGGGAGAGGAAGGAACCCCGCATGCGTGCGACAACCGTGGCTGA
- a CDS encoding peptidoglycan D,D-transpeptidase FtsI family protein — translation MLVLAVGAGRAVQLQGIDSQAYAAQAAAKTKSTRTLPATRGSITDRNGVVLATTEPAMIVSIDPDMVRTNGADKRYAMSERKQEEAAAAPEAVADLLVEHLGGRKQDYLDAIATENSRYKVIARKVPAATFTALKADLQLGMDGDGKRPWYGVFGDSDPIRVYPNRTVASNIVGFLNAEGVGVSGLEYALDDDLEGTAGSMIYDSSTYGTIPLGMSISEPAVDGASYRLTIDSDLQWMVEQFLAEGMDQAGAKTGTAVVMNARTGEVLALANGPSFDSSSPGSADAEDLGNRAVTQAYEPGSVEKVLTMAALADQGLVTPTTKVVVPARIASGDGYVRDSFEHGTLNLTAAGIIAQSSNIGTIQLSRQMDKATLAGYLKKFGLGTRSGIGLPGETSGSLPADDMADYTRDQISFGQGLSVNAVQMTSAVAAVVNGGVYHQPTIIASATAADGTEIALDEPTERRVISEEASSTVLEMMESVVTLNENRAIPGYRTAGKSGTAQRFDADCMCYNGFTSSYVGVAPVEDPQLVVYVVLDQPTNGNLGSRLALPVVNNILKMALPRYNVAPSTTDPYDTPLTFD, via the coding sequence ATGCTCGTGCTGGCCGTCGGCGCGGGCCGCGCGGTGCAGCTGCAGGGCATCGACTCCCAGGCCTACGCAGCGCAGGCCGCGGCCAAGACGAAGTCCACCCGCACGCTGCCCGCCACCCGTGGGTCCATCACCGACCGGAACGGCGTCGTGCTGGCCACCACCGAGCCCGCCATGATCGTCTCGATCGACCCCGACATGGTGCGCACCAACGGGGCCGACAAGCGCTACGCGATGAGCGAGCGCAAGCAGGAGGAGGCGGCCGCGGCCCCCGAGGCCGTCGCCGACCTGCTCGTCGAGCACCTCGGGGGGAGGAAGCAGGACTACCTCGACGCCATCGCGACGGAGAACTCGCGCTACAAGGTCATCGCACGCAAGGTCCCGGCCGCGACCTTCACGGCGCTCAAGGCCGACCTCCAGCTCGGCATGGACGGCGACGGCAAGCGACCCTGGTACGGCGTGTTCGGCGACTCCGACCCGATCCGCGTCTACCCGAACCGGACGGTCGCCTCCAACATCGTCGGCTTCCTCAACGCCGAGGGTGTCGGTGTCTCGGGCCTCGAGTACGCCCTGGACGACGACCTGGAGGGCACCGCCGGCTCGATGATCTACGACTCGTCGACGTACGGCACCATCCCGCTCGGCATGAGCATCTCCGAGCCCGCCGTGGACGGCGCCAGCTACCGGCTCACGATCGATTCGGACCTCCAGTGGATGGTCGAGCAGTTCCTCGCCGAGGGCATGGACCAGGCCGGCGCGAAGACGGGCACGGCAGTAGTGATGAACGCCAGGACCGGCGAGGTCCTCGCGCTGGCCAACGGCCCGAGTTTCGACTCGTCGAGCCCGGGGAGCGCCGACGCCGAGGACCTCGGCAACCGTGCCGTCACGCAGGCATACGAGCCCGGATCGGTCGAGAAGGTGCTGACCATGGCCGCGCTGGCCGACCAGGGCCTCGTGACCCCCACCACGAAGGTCGTCGTCCCCGCCCGCATCGCCTCGGGTGACGGCTACGTGCGGGACTCCTTCGAGCACGGCACCCTCAACCTGACCGCGGCCGGCATCATCGCTCAGTCCTCCAACATCGGCACGATCCAGCTGTCGAGGCAGATGGACAAGGCCACGCTCGCGGGCTACCTGAAGAAGTTCGGGCTCGGGACCCGCTCCGGCATCGGGCTGCCCGGCGAGACATCGGGCAGCCTGCCCGCCGACGACATGGCCGACTACACCCGCGACCAGATCTCCTTCGGGCAGGGCCTCAGCGTCAACGCGGTGCAGATGACCTCCGCTGTCGCAGCAGTGGTCAACGGCGGCGTCTACCACCAGCCCACCATCATCGCCTCGGCGACGGCCGCCGACGGCACCGAGATCGCCCTCGACGAGCCGACGGAGCGTCGCGTGATCTCCGAGGAGGCCTCCTCGACGGTGCTGGAGATGATGGAGTCCGTCGTCACCCTCAACGAGAACCGTGCGATCCCGGGCTACCGCACCGCGGGCAAGTCCGGCACCGCGCAGCGCTTCGATGCCGACTGCATGTGCTACAACGGCTTCACGTCCTCCTACGTCGGCGTCGCCCCCGTCGAGGATCCGCAGCTCGTCGTCTATGTCGTGCTCGACCAGCCGACCAACGGCAACCTCGGCTCACGGCTCGCGCTGCCGGTCGTCAACAACATCCTGAAGATGGCGCTGCCGCGCTACAACGTCGCCCCCTCCACGACCGACCCCTACGACACCCCGCTGACGTTCGACTGA
- the rsmH gene encoding 16S rRNA (cytosine(1402)-N(4))-methyltransferase RsmH: MTGFTDVHDPVMIDRIVELLSPALQRPGAVYVDGTLGLAGHASAILAANPEARLVGIDRDPDAHEVARERLGALADRATLVQAVYDELPDVLTDLGIGSVDAILLDLGLSSLQIDRTERGFAYRVDAPLDMRMNPTQGPTAADVLNTYSAGELARILKWYGEERFADRIARAVVAARQDAPFERSGRLVDVISSAIPAAARHTGGHPAKRTFQALRIEVNRELAALEGVLPAAVAALAVGGRFAVLSYHSLEDRLVKRTFAAGAADRAPRDLPVVPENLRAELRLLTRGAERPGAEETATNPRAASARLRVAERIREAS; this comes from the coding sequence ATGACAGGGTTCACCGACGTTCACGATCCGGTCATGATCGACCGGATCGTCGAGCTGCTCAGCCCTGCCCTGCAGCGGCCCGGGGCGGTCTATGTGGACGGCACCCTCGGCCTGGCGGGCCACGCCAGCGCCATCCTGGCCGCGAACCCCGAGGCGAGGCTCGTCGGCATCGACCGGGACCCCGACGCCCACGAGGTGGCCAGGGAGCGGCTGGGGGCCCTCGCGGACCGGGCGACGCTCGTGCAGGCGGTCTACGACGAGCTGCCGGACGTGCTCACCGACCTCGGCATCGGCAGCGTCGACGCCATCCTGCTGGACCTCGGGCTCTCGTCTCTGCAGATCGACCGCACCGAGCGGGGCTTCGCCTACCGTGTCGACGCGCCGCTGGACATGCGGATGAACCCCACGCAGGGGCCGACCGCGGCCGATGTGCTCAACACCTACTCCGCCGGCGAGCTGGCCCGCATCCTGAAGTGGTACGGCGAGGAGCGATTCGCGGACCGCATCGCGCGCGCGGTCGTCGCGGCGCGCCAGGACGCGCCGTTCGAGCGATCCGGCAGGCTCGTCGACGTCATCTCCTCCGCGATCCCCGCCGCGGCCCGCCACACGGGCGGCCACCCGGCCAAGCGGACCTTTCAGGCCCTGCGCATCGAGGTCAACCGTGAGCTCGCGGCGCTGGAGGGGGTGCTCCCGGCGGCCGTGGCCGCGCTCGCCGTCGGTGGCCGGTTCGCGGTGCTCAGCTACCACTCCCTCGAGGACCGCCTCGTGAAACGCACCTTCGCCGCGGGCGCGGCCGACCGCGCGCCGCGGGACCTGCCCGTGGTGCCGGAGAACCTGCGGGCCGAGCTGCGCCTCCTCACGCGGGGAGCCGAGCGGCCGGGCGCCGAGGAGACCGCGACCAACCCACGAGCAGCGTCGGCGCGGCTGCGCGTCGCCGAGCGGATCAGGGAGGCCTCATGA
- the mraZ gene encoding division/cell wall cluster transcriptional repressor MraZ codes for MFLGTYSPKLDDKGRLIVPAKFRDAFADGLVMTKSQEHALAVYPQADFLNKMSNLASAPNTLRQVRSYQRMVMAAASDDRLDSQGRVTIPPHLRAYAGLERDVVVIGAGDRAEIWDAETWNRYAEEQESDFSDMDGEFTAFTGT; via the coding sequence ATGTTTCTCGGTACGTACTCGCCGAAGCTCGACGACAAGGGCCGCCTCATCGTGCCCGCCAAGTTCCGTGACGCTTTCGCCGACGGGCTGGTCATGACCAAGTCCCAGGAGCACGCGCTCGCGGTGTACCCCCAGGCCGACTTTCTGAACAAGATGTCGAACCTCGCCTCCGCCCCCAACACCCTGAGGCAGGTCCGCAGCTATCAGCGCATGGTGATGGCCGCGGCCAGCGACGACAGGCTCGACTCCCAGGGCAGGGTCACCATTCCTCCCCACCTGCGTGCCTATGCGGGGCTGGAGCGGGACGTCGTGGTGATCGGGGCGGGTGACCGCGCCGAGATCTGGGACGCCGAGACGTGGAACAGGTACGCCGAGGAGCAGGAGTCGGACTTCTCGGACATGGACGGAGAGTTCACGGCCTTCACGGGCACGTGA
- a CDS encoding AAA family ATPase: protein MARVIEGKQAQLRMAVTVLLAEGHLLIEDVPGVGKTVLAKALGRSIAGDVRRIQFTPDLLPSDVTGVSVFNQSTREFEFKRGGIFANVVLGDEINRASPKTQSALLEAMAESQVSVDGTTYPLTGPFMVIATQNPIEMEGTYPLPEAQRDRFMARITMGYPDRSAEVAMLAHHAGGDELAAVQPVTNVATVAAAIRAVRAVYVAPVINDYIVSIVDATRHHPDLRLGASPRAGLHLLRASRVVAALSGRDYVIPEDVSALAVDVLAHRILPTVEAQVARRQPAAIIRAAVAAIPLPERR, encoded by the coding sequence ATGGCCCGCGTGATCGAGGGCAAGCAGGCGCAGCTCAGGATGGCCGTGACGGTTCTCCTCGCGGAGGGCCACCTGCTGATCGAGGACGTGCCGGGCGTCGGGAAGACCGTCCTGGCGAAGGCGCTGGGACGGTCCATCGCCGGCGACGTGCGGCGCATCCAGTTCACGCCGGACCTGCTGCCCTCCGACGTCACCGGCGTGTCGGTGTTCAACCAGTCGACGCGGGAGTTCGAGTTCAAGAGGGGCGGGATCTTCGCCAACGTGGTCCTCGGCGACGAGATCAACCGCGCCTCGCCGAAGACCCAGTCGGCGCTGCTGGAGGCCATGGCCGAGAGCCAGGTCTCCGTCGACGGCACCACCTACCCGCTTACCGGGCCCTTCATGGTGATCGCGACGCAGAACCCCATCGAGATGGAGGGGACCTATCCCCTGCCCGAGGCGCAGCGCGACCGCTTCATGGCCCGCATCACGATGGGATACCCCGACCGCAGCGCCGAGGTGGCGATGCTGGCGCACCACGCCGGCGGCGACGAGCTGGCCGCCGTGCAACCCGTGACGAACGTGGCGACGGTGGCCGCGGCCATCCGCGCGGTGCGCGCCGTCTACGTCGCGCCCGTCATCAACGACTACATCGTCTCGATCGTCGACGCCACGCGGCACCACCCCGACCTGAGGCTCGGCGCCAGCCCGCGCGCAGGCCTGCACCTCCTGCGCGCCTCGCGGGTGGTGGCCGCCCTCTCCGGCCGCGACTACGTCATCCCCGAGGACGTCTCCGCGCTGGCCGTCGATGTCCTCGCCCACCGCATCCTCCCCACTGTCGAGGCGCAGGTGGCCCGCAGGCAGCCGGCGGCCATCATCCGGGCCGCCGTCGCCGCCATCCCGCTGCCAGAGCGGCGGTGA
- a CDS encoding DUF58 domain-containing protein, translating into MARGARLTGRGWALVVIGLVATVGAAIAGERDLIWVTAVPVFLPLLGLAHLTLDPPRITHRRTVEPGTVAIGESARVVVEIRSASTTQAAALRFTDHAPAALGDGARFGIARGFGSWRQAVGYTIATTQRGRYEIGPLAAEATDALALARIRVAADGPATSLRVTPHLWRLGSLTASPRLGAADATPQRIGQAGSDDVLVREHRHGDDLRRVHWKMTARQGDLMVRLEEHPWDPSSTLVVDTRTGAHFGQGPGSSLEWAVSAVTSVAAQLTEGRHRLTIVSPAGLACDPGHTLGEAARQLVLEAMTDLASSEETWLGAAVADPQLLGASATIVAATGRLTARDAAALAAAGTRALSRVALAPDVEAWGGEPGEHADALRLLRNHGWTVELYGPHTGVADAWRRATT; encoded by the coding sequence GTGGCACGCGGGGCGCGGCTGACCGGCCGCGGCTGGGCCCTGGTGGTCATCGGGCTCGTCGCGACGGTCGGGGCCGCGATCGCCGGGGAGCGCGACCTCATCTGGGTGACCGCCGTGCCGGTGTTCCTGCCGCTGCTGGGCCTCGCGCACCTGACCCTCGACCCGCCCCGCATCACGCACCGTCGCACCGTCGAGCCCGGGACGGTCGCGATCGGCGAGTCGGCGCGGGTGGTCGTCGAGATCCGCAGCGCCTCCACGACGCAGGCCGCCGCCCTGCGTTTCACCGACCACGCGCCGGCGGCGCTGGGCGACGGCGCACGGTTCGGCATCGCCCGCGGCTTCGGCTCGTGGCGGCAGGCCGTCGGCTACACGATCGCCACGACCCAGCGGGGCCGCTACGAGATCGGTCCGCTCGCCGCCGAGGCCACCGACGCGCTCGCGCTGGCCCGGATCCGCGTCGCGGCGGACGGGCCCGCCACCTCGCTGCGCGTGACCCCGCACCTGTGGCGCCTCGGCTCGCTGACGGCCAGCCCCCGCCTCGGCGCCGCCGACGCCACCCCTCAGCGGATCGGCCAGGCGGGCAGCGACGACGTGCTGGTACGCGAGCACCGCCACGGAGACGACCTGCGACGGGTGCACTGGAAGATGACGGCCCGGCAGGGCGACCTCATGGTTCGGCTCGAGGAGCACCCGTGGGACCCGTCGAGCACACTGGTCGTCGACACCCGCACGGGCGCGCACTTCGGGCAGGGTCCGGGCTCCTCACTGGAATGGGCCGTCTCGGCCGTCACGTCGGTCGCCGCGCAGCTCACCGAGGGCCGGCACCGGCTCACGATCGTGTCGCCCGCAGGGTTGGCCTGCGACCCCGGCCATACGCTGGGCGAGGCCGCGCGCCAGCTGGTGCTCGAGGCCATGACGGACCTCGCCTCCTCCGAGGAGACGTGGCTCGGCGCGGCCGTCGCGGACCCTCAGCTGCTCGGCGCGTCCGCCACCATCGTCGCCGCGACCGGCAGGCTCACGGCCCGCGACGCAGCGGCCCTTGCCGCGGCCGGGACCAGGGCGCTCAGCAGGGTCGCACTGGCCCCCGACGTCGAGGCCTGGGGCGGAGAGCCCGGAGAGCACGCGGACGCGCTCCGCCTCCTGCGCAACCACGGGTGGACCGTTGAGCTGTACGGCCCGCACACGGGCGTGGCGGACGCGTGGCGGAGGGCGACGACATGA
- a CDS encoding transglutaminase family protein, with amino-acid sequence MRHRWVGHVAIAAAVWLSLVPLGAMLDGQRILTAAVPLIVASAAVGSLLSLLRLPRGAIFVAQGVAVVGVLLWRGLTLAGPGTPVEALRSLTLEGVSAIRTGAAPLQITDGVAWLCLLLTAVLLLMVQLLADSLEQPGWSIAPLGLVFGIAALILLGDVPWLYALPVIAAYIIVLLVATPMGRDAAGGASRLLAFQASRALTACVAGLTAAALALGVSAVVPLGNQQAWQEPGSSGPIQLADPTLQLDQDLRRPIDARVLTYTSDTGRPTYLRTVALTQLTSDGAQLVPMTLSRFGLGSASPYPGEDVSVTVEMAVPSDYLPVPFAPRSISAAGTWAFDPETLSIVASGPERAQQSVGLTYTATARQPDPTRDEIAQASAGSGVPAVTTEIPDGLDDGVQQLLDSILATADDTDGAAALAIQDFLRSNRFEYSLSAPASTGLGTISNFLLTDRSGYCVHFAMGMAVLARMAGIPSRIAVGFAPGDETSPGTFEVTAHDAHAWPELYLEGLGWVPFEPTPAFSGPAGTSGTTGPQEEPSAEPTPEETQPEATPEPGQPTAEPTAPGVATGDESSGRGNGAGVFAALAVLALLVAPGVARVVQRRRRLARSQPAATAADGAWDEVRATYLDHGLDWPSGSPVPAAAVAAGRLAPEGAAALRSLAALVERSRFARDGESPPPAELVSTVLGAVAHAVPMRRRLLARFLPASMLTGRRG; translated from the coding sequence ATGAGGCACCGCTGGGTCGGCCACGTCGCGATCGCGGCGGCCGTGTGGCTGTCGCTGGTGCCGCTGGGCGCGATGCTGGACGGGCAGCGCATCCTGACGGCCGCGGTGCCGCTGATCGTGGCGTCGGCGGCGGTCGGGAGCCTGCTGAGCCTGCTGCGACTGCCGCGCGGTGCGATCTTCGTCGCGCAGGGGGTCGCCGTCGTCGGGGTGCTCCTGTGGCGCGGGCTGACGCTCGCCGGCCCCGGGACGCCGGTCGAGGCACTCAGGTCGCTCACGCTGGAGGGCGTCTCGGCGATCCGCACGGGCGCCGCCCCACTCCAGATCACCGACGGGGTCGCGTGGTTGTGCCTGCTGCTGACGGCCGTGCTGCTGCTCATGGTCCAGCTGCTGGCCGACTCCCTCGAGCAGCCGGGCTGGTCCATCGCCCCGCTTGGCCTGGTGTTCGGCATCGCCGCCCTCATCCTGCTCGGGGACGTGCCGTGGCTCTACGCCCTCCCCGTGATCGCCGCCTACATCATCGTCCTGCTGGTCGCCACGCCCATGGGCCGAGACGCCGCAGGCGGGGCCTCTCGGCTGCTGGCCTTCCAGGCCTCACGGGCCCTGACCGCGTGCGTCGCAGGCCTGACCGCGGCAGCGCTGGCGCTCGGCGTCTCGGCCGTCGTGCCGCTGGGCAATCAGCAGGCCTGGCAGGAGCCCGGGTCCAGCGGCCCGATCCAGCTCGCCGACCCCACCCTGCAGCTGGATCAGGACCTGCGTCGCCCGATCGACGCCCGGGTGCTGACCTACACCTCCGACACGGGTCGGCCCACCTACCTGCGCACCGTCGCGCTCACGCAGCTGACGTCCGACGGCGCGCAGCTGGTGCCGATGACGCTGAGCCGCTTCGGCCTGGGCAGCGCCTCCCCCTACCCCGGCGAGGACGTCTCCGTCACCGTCGAGATGGCGGTGCCGTCGGACTACCTGCCCGTCCCGTTCGCGCCGCGCTCCATCAGCGCCGCCGGCACCTGGGCCTTCGACCCCGAGACGCTCAGCATCGTCGCATCCGGGCCGGAGCGGGCGCAGCAGAGCGTCGGGCTGACCTACACCGCCACGGCGCGGCAGCCGGACCCGACGCGCGACGAGATCGCTCAGGCCTCCGCTGGCTCCGGCGTCCCCGCCGTCACGACCGAGATCCCCGACGGACTCGACGACGGCGTGCAGCAGCTCCTCGACTCCATCCTGGCGACAGCCGACGACACCGACGGGGCGGCCGCGCTGGCCATCCAGGACTTCCTGCGCTCCAACCGCTTCGAGTACTCGCTGTCCGCCCCCGCCTCCACCGGGCTCGGCACCATCAGCAACTTCCTCCTCACCGATCGCTCCGGCTACTGCGTGCACTTCGCGATGGGCATGGCAGTACTGGCCAGGATGGCCGGCATCCCGTCGCGCATCGCCGTCGGCTTCGCGCCCGGCGACGAGACCTCCCCGGGCACCTTCGAGGTGACGGCGCATGACGCGCACGCCTGGCCGGAGCTGTACCTCGAGGGTCTCGGCTGGGTCCCCTTCGAGCCGACCCCCGCCTTCTCAGGACCGGCCGGCACCTCCGGCACCACCGGGCCACAGGAGGAACCGAGCGCCGAGCCGACGCCGGAGGAGACGCAGCCCGAGGCCACCCCGGAGCCGGGGCAGCCGACGGCCGAGCCGACGGCACCGGGAGTCGCGACGGGGGACGAGTCGTCGGGCCGCGGCAACGGTGCCGGGGTCTTCGCGGCGCTTGCCGTGCTGGCGCTGCTGGTGGCGCCGGGCGTCGCCCGGGTCGTCCAGCGGCGGCGACGGCTCGCCCGCTCTCAGCCCGCCGCCACGGCGGCCGACGGGGCCTGGGACGAGGTGCGTGCCACCTACCTCGACCATGGCCTCGACTGGCCGTCCGGGTCTCCCGTGCCGGCGGCGGCCGTCGCTGCCGGGCGGCTCGCACCGGAGGGGGCCGCCGCGCTGCGCTCCCTGGCGGCCCTGGTCGAGCGGAGCCGCTTCGCCCGCGACGGCGAGTCTCCGCCCCCCGCGGAGCTGGTCTCCACCGTGCTCGGCGCGGTCGCGCACGCGGTGCCGATGCGCCGTCGACTGCTGGCCAGGTTCCTGCCTGCCTCCATGCTCACGGGGCGGCGAGGGTAG